The Chryseobacterium sp. 52 genome includes a region encoding these proteins:
- a CDS encoding CDP-alcohol phosphatidyltransferase family protein — MKTIPYILIAIRFILAPIIISLAYFKGTESRFLILGLMYFGLLTDIFDGIIARKVGVSSEKLRRLDSQTDLIFWLSLGFAAYFLNPELIKNEWQGILLIFVMEALCYIVSIWKFGKETCTHAFVSKMWGLSLLIAFTYLIGFQQAGWAFYLTVGLGFVSHIDVILIVLLLPKWQYDVPSSYHAWKIRNGKVRKKTIFFN; from the coding sequence ATGAAAACAATACCTTATATTTTAATCGCCATAAGATTCATTCTGGCACCAATTATTATTTCTTTAGCCTATTTCAAAGGCACAGAATCAAGATTCTTAATTTTAGGACTCATGTATTTCGGATTGTTAACCGATATATTCGATGGAATTATTGCACGAAAAGTAGGGGTTTCATCAGAGAAATTAAGAAGATTAGACAGCCAGACAGATCTGATTTTCTGGCTTTCATTAGGGTTTGCAGCCTATTTTCTGAACCCTGAATTAATTAAAAATGAATGGCAGGGAATTCTTTTAATTTTCGTCATGGAGGCACTTTGCTATATTGTCAGTATCTGGAAATTTGGTAAAGAAACCTGTACTCATGCTTTTGTATCAAAAATGTGGGGGCTGAGTCTGCTGATTGCTTTTACTTATTTAATCGGCTTTCAACAGGCAGGATGGGCATTTTATCTTACAGTAGGATTGGGATTTGTCTCTCATATTGACGTGATTTTAATTGTTTTGCTGCTTCCAAAATGGCAATATGACGTACCGAGTTCCTATCACGCCTGGAAAATCCGAAACGGAAAAGTGAGAAAAAAGACCATATTCTTTAATTAA
- a CDS encoding transcriptional regulator, with protein MYQELLLKEIRRKIGDKSLNDEIANILNISYDAAHRRTSLKAKFSFEEALELAKYYQISLNQFITSDHQIVVQKTSVVNETEDLQSFFQNNLSIFENLPLSDEMTIYYSAKDIPFFYTLSDTLLSRFKIYVWMNLLNAKQVFIPFLQFSPPYFESNTQELKKKYEAQNVVELWNDRTISSILQQIIFYYETGLLQKNEGQIILKELKELIENIEQKTETNPKFHLYENELMHLSNDIFFHHPNQSLFALPANMFGYILINDAKTCHETKNYFEHQIKNSKSLNTSGNRDRKIFFNKMYEQIENLKQKLQNGHTS; from the coding sequence ATGTATCAGGAGCTGTTACTTAAGGAAATCCGCAGAAAAATTGGTGATAAGTCTTTGAATGATGAGATTGCCAATATTCTTAATATAAGTTATGATGCAGCGCACAGAAGAACATCTCTGAAGGCAAAGTTCAGTTTTGAAGAAGCTTTGGAACTGGCAAAATATTACCAGATTTCTCTCAATCAGTTTATCACTTCTGATCACCAGATTGTGGTTCAGAAAACCTCCGTCGTGAACGAAACAGAAGATCTACAGTCTTTTTTTCAGAATAATCTCAGCATTTTTGAAAATCTGCCGCTTTCTGATGAGATGACTATTTATTATTCTGCCAAGGATATTCCTTTCTTTTATACGCTTTCGGATACACTGCTTTCCCGTTTTAAAATTTATGTCTGGATGAATCTGCTTAACGCAAAGCAGGTTTTTATTCCTTTCCTGCAATTCTCCCCTCCCTATTTTGAATCAAATACACAGGAACTTAAGAAAAAATATGAAGCACAAAATGTAGTGGAATTATGGAATGACAGAACCATTTCCAGTATTCTGCAACAGATTATATTCTATTATGAAACCGGACTTTTACAAAAAAATGAAGGCCAAATTATCCTGAAAGAGCTGAAAGAATTGATAGAAAATATTGAACAGAAAACAGAAACCAATCCAAAATTTCACTTATATGAAAATGAACTGATGCATCTTTCCAATGACATCTTTTTTCATCATCCCAACCAATCCCTTTTTGCCTTACCTGCGAATATGTTTGGGTATATTTTGATTAATGATGCAAAAACCTGTCATGAAACCAAGAACTATTTTGAACATCAGATTAAAAATTCAAAATCTCTGAACACTTCCGGAAACCGGGACAGGAAAATATTTTTCAATAAAATGTATGAACAGATTGAAAATTTAAAACAAAAATTACAAAATGGACACACTTCATAA
- a CDS encoding helix-turn-helix transcriptional regulator, protein MDTLHNGEFFGQTNETLRFDGLTITDTEYTHPYVDWHYHENAYFTFLLQGNMTEGNKKETYDCPAGTLLYHHWEDAHYNIKPEIFTRGFHLEVTESWFEKFQISKDSIEGSFNLKNPALKLLMYKIFRETKNKDLSFELSVHQLLLNIFSELSDKDENSDKKPKWVGKVDEMLHENFTEKLNLTALSKSLDIHPVHLSRGFQKHFHCTLGEYIRKLKISQSLTLLNTRQSLAEVALECGFADQSHFIRSFRENIGITPLQYKNLLKK, encoded by the coding sequence ATGGACACACTTCATAATGGTGAATTTTTCGGACAAACTAATGAAACCCTGCGTTTTGACGGATTGACCATTACTGATACAGAATATACGCATCCTTACGTCGACTGGCATTATCATGAAAATGCTTATTTTACTTTTCTGCTGCAGGGAAATATGACGGAAGGCAACAAAAAAGAAACCTACGATTGTCCGGCAGGAACACTCCTCTACCATCATTGGGAAGATGCACATTACAACATCAAACCGGAGATTTTCACGAGAGGATTTCACCTTGAAGTTACCGAAAGCTGGTTTGAAAAATTTCAGATTTCCAAAGACTCCATTGAAGGGAGTTTTAACCTGAAGAATCCTGCTTTAAAATTGTTAATGTATAAGATTTTCAGAGAAACAAAAAATAAGGATTTATCTTTTGAACTTTCTGTTCATCAACTTTTACTTAATATTTTCAGTGAGTTATCTGACAAGGATGAAAATTCTGATAAAAAGCCCAAATGGGTAGGCAAAGTTGATGAAATGCTGCATGAAAATTTTACAGAAAAACTAAACCTGACAGCACTTTCAAAGAGTTTAGATATCCATCCTGTCCATTTGAGCCGGGGTTTTCAGAAACATTTTCACTGTACTTTAGGGGAGTATATCAGAAAACTGAAAATCAGTCAATCTTTAACGCTGCTGAATACCCGTCAATCTTTGGCTGAAGTGGCACTGGAATGCGGTTTTGCTGACCAAAGCCATTTTATCCGGTCATTCAGAGAAAATATAGGAATCACACCTTTGCAATACAAAAATCTTCTGAAGAAGTAA
- a CDS encoding serine hydrolase domain-containing protein translates to MKSILLLVLLLVSGLSFGQTKNSTDAETIVNPIHKKNIKTIVFLDKTLPLDQIKESDFLKTTVFQEDKDLSIRIFMDNSLVNYLHQIDPSLSSDELLKKGNYQFNFFVDGKLLYTENLNTGAGKTEDKMKKTTFTIPLLTSKNEDSWGKYLWMRFYLANGGIDALEEGNHLLKIEIKPYLKTSSLKVGNTIAAGEIHLTVPKKNIAEEQIAIQKIQPNSGWKISDEKLNKEKIRLLNKKIAENRFREITSIVVIKNEKLLLEEYFNQSGRDTLQDTRSVGKSFASTMMGIAIKDGYFKSENQMLKEFYDMKKFSNYSSGKDSITIKSLLTMSSGIDGNDMDDSSPGNEENMYPTENWVKFALDLPMTTNKPGKVWSYFTAGVVATGDIVDQRVPKGLENYAEQKLFQPLGITKYKWQFTPQHKPSLAGGLRMKTLDFAKFGQLYKNNGMWNGQRIIDNNWVKKSFTNYFTADQDSEGYGYLFWRKVYKVGSKNFEAYQSSGNGGNKVIIFTEIPVVIVITAKAYNKPYGHAQSEKIVQEYLLPAMGKE, encoded by the coding sequence ATGAAATCCATTCTACTGCTTGTTTTACTTCTTGTTTCAGGGCTTTCTTTTGGTCAGACCAAAAATAGTACAGATGCTGAAACCATTGTAAATCCTATTCACAAAAAAAACATCAAAACCATTGTTTTCTTAGATAAAACACTTCCTTTAGATCAGATAAAAGAATCTGATTTTCTTAAAACTACGGTATTTCAGGAAGATAAAGATCTTAGTATCCGTATTTTCATGGATAATTCTCTGGTGAATTATTTACATCAGATTGATCCTTCTTTATCATCCGATGAATTACTGAAAAAAGGAAATTATCAATTCAATTTCTTTGTTGACGGAAAATTGCTCTATACTGAGAATTTGAATACCGGAGCAGGGAAAACGGAAGACAAAATGAAGAAAACCACGTTTACAATTCCTTTATTAACTTCAAAAAATGAAGATTCATGGGGGAAATATCTGTGGATGAGATTCTATCTTGCCAATGGCGGAATTGATGCACTGGAAGAAGGAAATCACCTTTTAAAAATCGAAATAAAGCCCTATTTAAAGACTTCATCTTTAAAGGTTGGAAATACTATTGCAGCTGGAGAGATTCATTTAACAGTTCCTAAAAAAAATATTGCAGAGGAGCAGATTGCTATTCAAAAGATACAGCCTAACAGCGGATGGAAAATTTCTGATGAAAAATTGAATAAAGAAAAAATAAGGCTTTTAAATAAAAAAATTGCAGAGAACAGATTCAGGGAAATCACCAGTATTGTGGTCATTAAAAATGAAAAGCTGCTTTTGGAGGAATATTTCAACCAGTCCGGGAGAGATACTTTGCAGGATACGCGCTCCGTTGGAAAATCTTTTGCTTCAACCATGATGGGGATCGCTATTAAAGACGGGTATTTTAAAAGTGAAAATCAAATGCTGAAAGAGTTTTACGATATGAAGAAATTTTCCAATTATTCATCCGGTAAAGACAGTATCACGATCAAAAGTCTGCTGACCATGAGCTCAGGAATTGATGGAAATGATATGGATGACTCCTCACCCGGAAATGAAGAGAATATGTATCCTACTGAAAATTGGGTAAAATTTGCACTGGATCTGCCCATGACAACAAATAAACCCGGAAAAGTCTGGAGTTATTTTACTGCAGGAGTGGTGGCGACAGGAGATATTGTAGACCAGAGGGTTCCAAAAGGGCTGGAGAATTATGCTGAACAAAAGTTATTTCAACCTCTTGGAATTACAAAATACAAATGGCAATTTACTCCACAGCACAAGCCTTCTCTAGCTGGCGGACTGCGTATGAAGACCTTAGATTTTGCAAAATTCGGGCAGCTTTATAAAAACAACGGAATGTGGAACGGCCAACGTATTATCGATAATAATTGGGTAAAGAAATCTTTCACCAATTATTTCACAGCTGATCAGGATTCTGAGGGCTACGGATATTTATTCTGGAGAAAGGTGTATAAAGTAGGAAGCAAAAATTTTGAAGCCTATCAGTCCAGCGGAAACGGAGGAAACAAAGTCATTATATTTACAGAAATCCCTGTCGTGATCGTTATTACAGCAAAAGCATACAACAAGCCTTATGGTCATGCACAGTCTGAAAAAATAGTTCAGGAGTATCTGCTTCCGGCAATGGGTAAGGAGTGA
- the rimM gene encoding ribosome maturation factor RimM (Essential for efficient processing of 16S rRNA), producing MRKEDCYLLGKITRRHGLAGNVILKLDTDQPELYNKLESIFVEINGLLVPFFIEKTAWSKNDALNLAFKNSSEALVDQSLGKSVFLPLASLPSLSGKQFYYHEIIGFDILDENDNECGVIRSVNDQTAQNYFVTNLDGKEVVIPIIKDWIMEVNREERFIKMQLPEGLIDVFLVSSKKDE from the coding sequence ATGCGTAAAGAAGATTGCTATTTACTAGGAAAAATCACACGCAGACATGGCCTTGCGGGAAATGTTATCCTTAAATTGGATACCGATCAACCCGAGCTTTACAATAAATTGGAATCAATATTCGTTGAAATCAACGGATTATTGGTTCCATTTTTTATTGAAAAAACGGCATGGAGCAAAAATGATGCTCTGAATCTTGCTTTTAAAAATTCTTCTGAAGCATTGGTAGACCAATCTTTAGGGAAAAGCGTTTTCTTACCGCTTGCTTCACTTCCATCACTTTCCGGAAAACAGTTTTATTATCATGAAATCATAGGTTTTGATATCCTTGATGAAAATGATAACGAATGTGGTGTGATAAGATCTGTGAATGATCAGACTGCCCAAAACTATTTCGTCACCAATCTGGACGGAAAAGAAGTGGTAATTCCTATCATCAAAGACTGGATTATGGAGGTAAACAGAGAAGAAAGATTCATCAAAATGCAACTTCCGGAAGGACTTATCGACGTTTTTTTAGTTTCCTCTAAAAAAGACGAATAA
- a CDS encoding 30S ribosomal protein S16, protein MSVKIRLQRHGKKGKPFFHIVVADARARRDGRFIEKLGTYNPITNPATIDLNVDSAVKWLNNGAQPTDTARAILSYKGVLYKKHLQGGVAKGSFDEAEAEKRFGAWLEAKEQKVQGKVEGVTKAQADAKKAALDAEAKVNEARIAAAAQLEADAKAAEEAANAPAEEVVEATEGEAPAAETEETPEA, encoded by the coding sequence ATGTCAGTAAAAATCAGATTACAAAGACACGGTAAAAAAGGTAAGCCTTTTTTCCACATCGTGGTTGCAGATGCTAGAGCAAGAAGAGATGGTAGATTCATCGAAAAACTAGGTACTTACAACCCAATTACTAACCCTGCGACTATCGATTTGAACGTTGACTCTGCTGTAAAGTGGTTAAACAACGGTGCTCAACCGACTGATACTGCAAGAGCTATTCTTTCTTACAAAGGAGTACTTTACAAGAAACACTTACAAGGTGGTGTTGCTAAAGGTTCTTTTGATGAGGCTGAAGCTGAAAAAAGATTCGGTGCTTGGTTAGAAGCTAAAGAACAAAAAGTACAAGGTAAAGTAGAAGGTGTAACTAAAGCTCAGGCTGACGCTAAGAAAGCTGCTTTAGACGCTGAAGCTAAAGTAAACGAAGCTAGAATTGCTGCTGCTGCACAACTTGAAGCTGATGCTAAAGCTGCTGAAGAAGCTGCTAACGCACCTGCTGAAGAAGTTGTTGAAGCTACAGAAGGAGAAGCTCCTGCTGCTGAAACTGAAGAAACCCCTGAAGCTTAA
- a CDS encoding beta-lactamase family protein, translated as MLKNIFLIFIFLSAVPFQSQTKEDKINTLLDTYSRMDRFNGSVLVAEKGKIIFEKSFGIQDFQTQERNTNQSVYRIYSITKTFPAK; from the coding sequence ATGCTAAAAAACATATTTTTGATCTTTATTTTTTTATCTGCTGTACCATTTCAAAGTCAGACCAAAGAAGACAAAATAAATACATTACTTGATACTTATAGTCGTATGGACCGTTTTAACGGAAGCGTTTTAGTGGCAGAAAAAGGAAAAATAATTTTCGAAAAAAGTTTTGGTATTCAGGATTTTCAAACCCAAGAAAGAAATACCAACCAGAGCGTATACCGCATTTATTCTATAACAAAAACATTTCCGGCAAAATAA
- a CDS encoding nitroreductase, whose protein sequence is MNKAEILKEIIEQRRSIFPKDYSDSELSQEIIDEIVHSATLAPNHKRTKPWRFKVFKGEEKAKLALEMQTIYKSTQSEQTFLEKKYQDIGFKINKANAVISIVVNFSGMVPEWEEIAAVSMAVQNMYLTCTANEVGCYWSSPAIVNHLKESLTIEENQKCLGLFYMGNVN, encoded by the coding sequence ATGAATAAAGCGGAAATTTTAAAAGAAATCATAGAGCAGAGAAGGAGTATCTTTCCAAAGGACTATTCTGACAGCGAACTCTCTCAGGAAATTATAGATGAAATTGTACACTCTGCAACATTAGCTCCCAATCATAAACGGACAAAGCCCTGGCGTTTTAAAGTATTCAAAGGAGAAGAAAAAGCAAAACTAGCCTTGGAAATGCAGACCATTTATAAATCCACACAATCTGAACAGACTTTTCTGGAGAAAAAATATCAGGATATTGGCTTCAAAATCAATAAAGCCAATGCCGTAATTTCAATTGTCGTTAATTTCAGCGGAATGGTTCCTGAATGGGAAGAAATTGCTGCTGTTTCAATGGCGGTTCAGAATATGTATCTTACTTGTACGGCAAACGAAGTCGGTTGCTACTGGAGCTCTCCGGCGATTGTAAATCATCTTAAAGAATCTCTGACTATTGAAGAAAATCAGAAATGTCTTGGACTTTTCTATATGGGAAATGTGAATTAA
- a CDS encoding DoxX family membrane protein, whose product MTFEKRRTNRFNQWVIIHLRYLVGFAFFPSGLTKLMGNRFTVLSTDTPIGYFFEAMYHTGFYWNFLGFSQIVAGILLMTQRYALLGALMFLAILSNIWIITISLSFTGTWIITSLMMIAVIVLLIWDHHKLMPILGYNQSVLVKAYPDPSRLWINAGIIYTVCLMGLSLPGSMQKGLHQWISIALVIVVVVTFLVTHYKAYKNRSVLLKNQP is encoded by the coding sequence ATGACATTTGAAAAGCGACGAACAAACAGATTTAATCAGTGGGTTATTATTCACTTAAGATATCTCGTGGGATTTGCATTTTTCCCTTCCGGCCTGACAAAATTAATGGGGAATAGGTTTACCGTTCTTTCAACAGATACCCCAATAGGATATTTCTTTGAAGCAATGTATCATACGGGATTTTACTGGAACTTTCTGGGATTTTCCCAGATTGTTGCGGGAATTTTGCTCATGACACAGCGGTATGCACTTTTGGGAGCTCTTATGTTTTTAGCCATATTGAGTAATATTTGGATTATTACCATCAGTTTGTCCTTTACCGGAACGTGGATAATCACTTCTTTGATGATGATAGCGGTGATTGTACTGTTAATCTGGGACCATCATAAACTGATGCCAATTCTTGGATATAACCAATCTGTGCTGGTGAAAGCTTATCCGGATCCAAGCCGTTTATGGATCAATGCAGGGATTATTTATACGGTTTGCCTTATGGGATTGTCTCTGCCGGGATCAATGCAGAAAGGTTTACATCAATGGATTTCGATAGCGTTGGTGATTGTGGTCGTCGTTACATTCTTAGTGACTCATTATAAAGCATATAAAAATCGCAGTGTATTGTTGAAAAATCAGCCTTAA
- a CDS encoding M24 family metallopeptidase, translated as MIHEMYFSEEQIKTRKEQVSSLWNTVLKTNEAVLIYSGEPIQKPGGLDSTYPFLPHPAYFWLTLRRRETEVLLYSKDLGWIEFHKEISNEEIFWEGEKNDILVSSPGKNIKSLESFLENQHFSRIFHLGQAKDSSPEAFELRTLLDKTRRKKDAKEVSFIRHIAEIANAGYQTITSVLRPGITERELQIAYESEIFRKGAHTVPYESIVGSGRNSALLHALPSQKIIQENEFVLVDAGADVFDYCVDVTRTFYSSGEMSSRHKDLYSIVLKAYHECVVMSKAGIFWRDVHIHSAQVITEGLLELGILKGNLSDLMEKEIISLFYSHGVGHLVGLRVRDTGQEENTNPKTYLGARLRVDLELEENHLITVEPGCYFMPAILESAYEQKKFNDDINWTELKKWYDIGGVRIEDNILIKKEGNENLTNCIDKTE; from the coding sequence ATGATTCACGAAATGTATTTTTCAGAAGAGCAAATCAAAACCAGAAAAGAACAGGTTTCTTCTCTGTGGAACACTGTACTGAAAACCAACGAAGCAGTTCTGATCTATTCAGGAGAACCTATACAAAAACCGGGAGGACTTGATTCTACCTATCCTTTTCTGCCCCATCCTGCTTATTTCTGGCTTACCTTACGAAGACGTGAAACAGAAGTACTATTGTACAGCAAAGATCTGGGCTGGATAGAATTTCACAAAGAAATTTCTAATGAAGAGATTTTCTGGGAGGGAGAAAAGAATGACATTTTGGTTTCATCACCCGGAAAAAATATCAAAAGTTTGGAAAGTTTTCTGGAAAATCAGCATTTTTCAAGAATTTTCCATTTGGGACAGGCTAAAGATTCTTCTCCTGAGGCTTTTGAACTGAGGACATTATTAGATAAAACAAGGAGAAAAAAAGATGCAAAGGAGGTCAGCTTTATCAGACATATTGCAGAAATAGCCAATGCGGGATATCAGACCATCACTTCTGTTCTAAGACCGGGAATCACGGAAAGAGAACTTCAGATTGCTTATGAGTCTGAAATTTTCAGAAAAGGAGCTCATACGGTTCCTTACGAATCTATTGTGGGAAGCGGAAGGAATTCTGCACTCCTTCATGCATTGCCTTCCCAAAAGATCATTCAGGAAAATGAATTTGTTTTGGTAGATGCAGGAGCCGATGTTTTCGATTATTGTGTAGATGTTACCCGAACATTTTATTCTTCGGGAGAAATGTCTTCCCGGCACAAAGACCTTTATTCCATCGTCCTGAAAGCTTATCATGAATGCGTGGTTATGTCAAAAGCAGGGATCTTCTGGAGAGATGTTCATATCCATTCAGCCCAGGTTATTACAGAAGGACTTTTAGAGCTTGGTATTTTAAAAGGCAATCTCAGTGATCTGATGGAGAAGGAAATTATTTCTCTTTTCTATTCTCACGGCGTGGGACACCTTGTAGGATTAAGAGTTCGCGATACTGGGCAGGAGGAAAATACAAATCCGAAAACGTATTTAGGAGCCCGGCTGCGGGTAGATCTGGAACTGGAAGAAAATCATCTTATCACCGTAGAACCCGGCTGTTATTTTATGCCTGCCATTCTTGAAAGTGCCTATGAGCAAAAGAAATTTAATGATGATATCAATTGGACAGAACTAAAAAAATGGTACGATATCGGTGGCGTGCGTATTGAAGACAATATCCTCATCAAGAAAGAAGGCAATGAGAACCTGACTAACTGTATTGACAAGACAGAATAA
- a CDS encoding SRPBCC family protein yields the protein MKTLLKIIGGILLLFVVYAVIAILAFSKKNHFEKSVVINAPKDKVWQHVGSLKEYNVWDPFSKADKDIVITYSGAGDKVGDSYHWKGNDKVGEGEQSVAEMVPNEKLVTKLHFIEPFEGDAVANFILTPEGSGTKVTWSIDNELNPMMKIMKPMVDRNMNTMFDQGLGDLKKLAEK from the coding sequence ATGAAAACACTCTTAAAAATTATTGGCGGAATTCTCCTTTTATTTGTAGTATACGCTGTGATTGCAATACTGGCTTTCAGTAAAAAAAATCATTTTGAAAAATCAGTGGTGATCAATGCTCCGAAAGATAAAGTATGGCAGCACGTAGGCTCGTTAAAGGAATATAACGTTTGGGATCCTTTTTCCAAAGCTGATAAAGATATTGTGATCACCTATTCAGGAGCCGGTGATAAAGTAGGAGATTCTTACCACTGGAAAGGCAATGATAAAGTAGGAGAGGGCGAACAGTCTGTTGCCGAAATGGTTCCTAATGAAAAATTAGTCACCAAGCTGCACTTTATCGAACCTTTTGAAGGCGATGCCGTAGCCAATTTTATTTTAACCCCTGAAGGAAGCGGAACAAAAGTTACCTGGTCAATAGATAATGAACTGAACCCTATGATGAAGATTATGAAACCTATGGTGGACAGAAATATGAATACCATGTTCGATCAGGGGCTGGGAGATCTTAAGAAGCTTGCTGAAAAGTAA
- a CDS encoding M3 family metallopeptidase — MNILTEKFTTPYHSAPFNSIKNEDFLPAFQELIKKSENEINDIVSNSDSPTFENVIEALAYSGEQLDMVSSIFFNLNSAETSDEIQKIAQEVSPLLTEYSSKLSQNEALFSKIKKVYDEKGKYTLNEEQQMLLNETYKGFVRSGALLNEEDKEKLQKINMDLSLKSLQFGQNVLGSTNAYFKHLTNKDDLAGIPEAILDQYAEEAKERELEGWVVTLQYPSYIPFMTYAENRELRKEMALANGKKSFDGGEFDNQELIKELLQLKQQKAELLGYQNYADYVLEERMAKSPVKVFEFLNELLTKAKPYASQETEELKSLAKADGIDDFQSYDHTFYAEKLRKQKYDFNDEELKPYFPLDQVQDAVFGLAGKLFGLHFEERNDIPKYHEDVKVYEVTENGEYKSLLYVDYFPRKGKRAGAWMTSYKNQYQQNGENSRPHISIVCNFSKPTKDTPSLLTFQEVTTLFHEFGHALHGMMANTQYPGLSGTSVKWDFVELPSQFLENFCYEPEFLKTFAKHYKTGEVLPDEKIEKIEQSKNFMEGYQTMRQLGFGLLDMNYHTKVAELENESVKEFEDKYTKQTQLYPVNPETAMSPSFSHIFQGGYSAGYYSYKWAEVLDADAFQYFKETGIFNPETAAKYKVLLSSGGTKDPMELYKNFRGSEPKVESLLKRAFG; from the coding sequence ATGAATATTTTAACAGAGAAATTTACCACACCATATCACTCGGCACCTTTCAACAGTATTAAAAATGAAGATTTCCTTCCTGCATTCCAGGAACTGATCAAAAAATCTGAAAATGAAATTAACGATATTGTCAGTAATTCTGATAGTCCCACTTTTGAGAATGTCATTGAAGCATTAGCTTATTCGGGAGAACAGCTGGATATGGTTTCCAGTATTTTTTTCAATTTAAATTCTGCAGAAACCAGTGATGAAATTCAAAAGATTGCTCAGGAAGTATCCCCTCTTTTAACTGAATATTCTTCAAAACTCTCTCAAAACGAAGCCCTTTTCAGTAAGATCAAAAAAGTTTACGACGAGAAAGGAAAATATACACTCAATGAAGAGCAGCAAATGCTTTTGAATGAGACCTATAAAGGTTTTGTGAGAAGCGGTGCCCTTCTGAATGAAGAGGATAAAGAAAAACTGCAGAAGATCAATATGGATCTGTCATTAAAATCACTGCAGTTTGGCCAGAATGTTTTAGGATCTACCAATGCTTATTTTAAACATCTTACAAATAAAGACGATCTGGCAGGAATTCCTGAGGCTATTCTTGATCAATATGCTGAGGAAGCCAAAGAAAGAGAGCTGGAAGGCTGGGTGGTTACTCTGCAGTATCCAAGCTATATTCCGTTTATGACTTATGCTGAAAACCGTGAGCTGAGAAAAGAAATGGCTCTGGCTAATGGCAAAAAATCTTTTGATGGAGGCGAATTTGACAATCAGGAATTGATTAAAGAACTTCTACAGTTAAAACAGCAGAAAGCGGAATTATTAGGCTATCAGAATTATGCAGATTATGTGCTGGAAGAAAGAATGGCAAAATCTCCGGTGAAAGTTTTTGAATTTTTGAATGAACTTTTAACGAAGGCGAAACCTTATGCCAGTCAGGAAACCGAAGAATTAAAATCGTTGGCTAAAGCTGACGGAATAGATGATTTTCAGAGCTATGACCATACTTTCTATGCTGAAAAACTCCGAAAGCAGAAATATGACTTTAATGATGAGGAACTGAAGCCTTATTTTCCATTGGATCAGGTACAGGATGCCGTTTTTGGTCTGGCAGGAAAACTTTTCGGGCTTCATTTTGAGGAAAGAAATGATATTCCAAAATACCATGAGGATGTAAAGGTATATGAAGTAACAGAAAATGGGGAGTATAAATCTCTTCTTTATGTAGATTATTTTCCAAGAAAAGGCAAAAGAGCCGGAGCATGGATGACCAGCTATAAAAATCAGTATCAACAGAATGGCGAAAATTCCCGTCCGCATATCTCGATTGTCTGTAATTTCAGCAAGCCAACAAAAGATACACCCAGCCTGCTGACTTTTCAGGAGGTGACTACTTTATTCCACGAATTTGGACATGCACTTCACGGAATGATGGCTAATACACAGTATCCAGGTCTTTCCGGAACTTCTGTAAAATGGGATTTTGTTGAATTACCCTCTCAGTTCTTAGAGAATTTCTGCTATGAGCCTGAGTTCCTAAAAACATTCGCCAAACATTATAAAACAGGAGAAGTGCTTCCTGATGAAAAAATTGAAAAGATCGAGCAATCCAAAAACTTCATGGAAGGTTACCAGACGATGAGACAGCTTGGCTTCGGACTTCTGGATATGAATTACCATACGAAAGTTGCAGAGCTGGAGAATGAAAGTGTAAAGGAGTTTGAAGATAAATATACCAAACAAACTCAGCTTTATCCTGTGAACCCTGAAACAGCAATGAGCCCTAGTTTCTCACATATCTTTCAGGGGGGATATTCTGCAGGCTATTATTCTTACAAATGGGCGGAAGTCCTGGATGCAGATGCTTTCCAGTATTTTAAAGAAACCGGAATCTTCAATCCTGAGACAGCTGCAAAATACAAAGTTCTTCTTTCTTCAGGGGGAACTAAAGACCCGATGGAATTGTATAAAAATTTCAGAGGGAGTGAACCCAAAGTGGAAAGTTTGTTGAAAAGAGCGTTTGGGTAA